The DNA sequence ATCGCCGCCGCTGGTGGCGTGCGCCAGCAGGTCAATAAAATGACGGTCCAGCTAAGCCGCAAGGGCAATGTACTGTCCATGCCGTTGGAACGGGTGGTCCGCGAACCGCAAGAGAACGTCCTGCTGCAGCCAGGTGATGTATTGACCCTGCTGTTCCAACCCTTGAGCTTTACCGCCCTGGGAGCCATCGGCAAGAACGAGGAAATCAGCTTCGAAGCGCATGGCATCAGTCTGGCACAAGCCCTGGGCCGTATTGCCGGGTTGCGCGACAACCAAGCCGATGCGCGCGGAATCTTCATCTTCCGCTTCGAAGAAGCGACCGTGGTGGCGGCACAGCCGCAGGCAAACGCGTCAGATCGAATCCCGGTGGTCTACCGGATCGACCTTAGCGATCCGCGTGCTTTCCTGCTGGCACAGCATTTCCCGCTGAAGAACCAGGATGTGCTCTACGTGGCCAATGCTCCCGCTGCCGAACTGCAGAAGTTCCTGGGCATCGTGACCTCCTCGTTGTTTTCGGTGAGCAATCTGCTCAACCTCCGCTAGTCAATCCGATGATGATCCATGCGCTCGATTTCTCTCACTGGAAACGTTCGTCACTGCGACGCTTCCTGGCGCCGGCCAACGTCAAGTTCGTCAACCACATTGCGCAAGTCCCGCAACGCGCAACCTTGGCCGTATGGGGGATGCGCAATGTGCCCGCAGCTAGCGCGCGCCACTTGAGCGTGTTGCGTATCGAAGATGGCTTCTTGCGCTCGGTCGGTCTGGGCGCCGACCTGATCAGGCCAGTGTCCTGGGTAGTAGATCGTCTGGGGATGCATTTCGACCCAAGTCACCCTTCCGAACTGGAAATGCTGCTGGCACAGACCGTGTTTTCCACCCCACTGCTGCAGCGCGCTGCAGCTCTGCGCAAACGGATCGTAGCCAACCGGCTCACCAAGTACAACATCGGCGGAACCGGCTGGCAACGGCCGGCGCACGCCACGCGCGTCATTCTGGTTCCAGGCCAGGTGCAAAGCGATGCCTCGCTGTTGTTTGGTGCACCGGGCATCAAGACCAACCAGGAACTCCTGCGCGCGGTACGCCACGCCCATCCGAGCGCCCACGTGATCTACAAGCCGCATCCCGATGTGCTCGCCGGGCTGCGTGGCTCAGCCCGTGAAGAAGTGGCTGCCAGCGACCTTTACGATCAACTGGTCACCGAGGCCTGCATGGCCGAGTTGCTGGATCAGGTCGACGAGGTACACTGCCTGACCTCGCTGACCGGCTTCGAAGCCTTGCTGCGCGACAAACCCGTCAGTTGCTACGGATTGCCCTTCTACGCCGGCTGGGGCCTGACCACAGACATGCTTGCCATCCCCCGACGACAGCGGCGACTGGCCTTGGACGAACTGGTAGCGGCGGCATTGATTCTCTATCCGCGTTACCTGGATTGGGAACGAAATCGGCTGGTCCCCCCGGAAGAAGCACTGGAGCAGCTAATGACGCGGCGTGACCAGAGCGCTCCCGGCACCCCGGTCTGGCGCAAGGTCTTCCGGCTGGCACTGCGCTGGCACAAGGGCATGACGTGAAGCGCAACTTCCTGATGCTGCAGGGACCGGCGAGTCCATTCTTCGCCCGGCTGGCGCAGCGCCTGCGCCAAGATGGTCATCACGTCCACCGCATCCATTTCTGTGCGGGGGATGCCCTCCATACCGGTGCCAGCAGTACGGTCGCCTTTCGTGGCAAGCCAGACACGCTGCCGGCCTTCCTGGCGCAACAGTACGCACGCCATCACATCAGCGATCAACTGCTTTTCGGTGACCAGCGTCCCCTGCACCGCCTGGCCGTAGAACAGGCGCGCAAAGCCGGCGTGCGCAATCATGTCTTCGAAGAAGGCTACTTCCGCCCCTACTGGATTACGCTGGAACGCGAAGGCGTGAACGCCTGCTCACTGCTGCCGCGCGATCCACGCTGGTATCTCGCTACCGCCGCCAGGCTGCCGGAGTTGCCAGTACCGACCACCTTTAACTCGCCCTTCTCGCATCGCGCCCTGCATGACATCACCTATCACGCAGCCGGCGCGGCCAATCCGCTGCTATTCCCCGCGTACCGCAATCACGCCGGCATCACGGCAGCCACCGAATACGCTGCCTACGTGCGGCGCTTCAGCAAGCTGTGGCTGATGCGTCAACGCGAAGAACACCTGCTGGACCAAATCCTGGCATCGTCCCAACCGCGCTTCGTATTGCCTCTGCAACTCAATACCGATGCCCAGATCCAGGCTCATTCCACCTTCGCCCACATGGGGCAGGTAATCGACCTTGTCATGACCTCGTTTGCGCGACACGCTGCGCCACAAGCCATTCTGGTGATCAAGAATCACCCGCTGGATCCTGGCTGCATGGATCATGCGCGCTTGGTAGCGCGTTGCCAGGAACGATTGGGACTGGATGGGCGCGTGTATTACCTGGAACAAGCAGACCTATCCACTTTACTGGCGGGCGCAGCAGGGATGGTCACCGTCAACAGTACCGCGGGCTTGGTCGCGCTGCAAAACAAGCTGCCCACCCATGCCCTGAGTACGGCGATCTACCGACTGCCTGGCTTGACCCATATGACAACACTGGACCACTTCTGGCAAGAGCCCCAGCCCCCCGATCCGCTCCTGTTCGATGCATTTCGGCGCTGCGTGCTGCATACCACCCAGCTCAACGGTGGCTTTCATTGCGCAGCGGGTATCGCCATGGCGGTAGAACACGCGGCGCACGTGGTATGTGCAGCACGCTCACCGCTGGAGGAACTGCAATGAAACATCCCCGACGCATTCTCATCACCGGGGCTACCGGCGCCATCGGTAGCGCACTGGCCATTCGGTATGCGGCACCCGGCATACACCTGCTGTTGCAGGGACGCCGGAGCGAACTGCTGGCGGGTCTGCAATGGCAGTGCCTTGAACGCGGCGCCGCAGTGGAAACGGTAACGCTCGACCTGTGCGACCGGCAGGAGCTGGCAGCCTGGCTGGACCAGATCTGCCAAGCGCCTCTTCCAGAACTGGTCATTCTCAATGCCGGCCTCAACACCCATATCGGACCGCGTGGCGAACCTGAACCATGGGCGCAGGTAGAGGCGGTGATGGAAGTCAACCTGAGAGCCAGCATCTTCATCGCCCAACGCCTGCTGCCCGGTATGCTCGCACGCGGGTATGGGCAACTGGCCCTGATGAGTTCGCTGGCCGCCTGCTTCGGGTTGCCGGTCACACCCGCTTATTGCGCCACCAAGGCTGGCCTGAAAGCCTACGGCCAAGCGCTGCGCGGCTGGCTCTCCCCGCGGGGAATTGAAGTCAACGTCATTCTTCCAGGCTATGTGAACTCCCCCATGTGTCACGACATGCCGGGACCCAAGCCTTTTCTTTGGAGCGCGCGCAGGGCGGCGCAGTATATCCAACACGGTCTGGCTCGCAACCGGGCCAGTATCAGCTTCCCCTTTCCGCTGAACTGGGGCGCCTGGTGGTTGCAGATACTACCGACGGCGTTATCGCTGCGCATTCTGGGTTGGCTAGGGTATGAACGCCATGGCCATTGAGACTATCCTGATGGACGCCAGCGCAGCCAGCCTGGCTGGACTGCTACTGAGTGTTCTGCTGGAACAGATGATGCGACCGCGCCCCTGCTTACGCCGACCGGCCAGCGCCTGGTCCTTG is a window from the Herbaspirillum rubrisubalbicans genome containing:
- a CDS encoding SDR family NAD(P)-dependent oxidoreductase, which produces MKHPRRILITGATGAIGSALAIRYAAPGIHLLLQGRRSELLAGLQWQCLERGAAVETVTLDLCDRQELAAWLDQICQAPLPELVILNAGLNTHIGPRGEPEPWAQVEAVMEVNLRASIFIAQRLLPGMLARGYGQLALMSSLAACFGLPVTPAYCATKAGLKAYGQALRGWLSPRGIEVNVILPGYVNSPMCHDMPGPKPFLWSARRAAQYIQHGLARNRASISFPFPLNWGAWWLQILPTALSLRILGWLGYERHGH
- a CDS encoding capsular biosynthesis protein; this encodes MMIHALDFSHWKRSSLRRFLAPANVKFVNHIAQVPQRATLAVWGMRNVPAASARHLSVLRIEDGFLRSVGLGADLIRPVSWVVDRLGMHFDPSHPSELEMLLAQTVFSTPLLQRAAALRKRIVANRLTKYNIGGTGWQRPAHATRVILVPGQVQSDASLLFGAPGIKTNQELLRAVRHAHPSAHVIYKPHPDVLAGLRGSAREEVAASDLYDQLVTEACMAELLDQVDEVHCLTSLTGFEALLRDKPVSCYGLPFYAGWGLTTDMLAIPRRQRRLALDELVAAALILYPRYLDWERNRLVPPEEALEQLMTRRDQSAPGTPVWRKVFRLALRWHKGMT
- a CDS encoding capsule biosynthesis protein; translated protein: MKRNFLMLQGPASPFFARLAQRLRQDGHHVHRIHFCAGDALHTGASSTVAFRGKPDTLPAFLAQQYARHHISDQLLFGDQRPLHRLAVEQARKAGVRNHVFEEGYFRPYWITLEREGVNACSLLPRDPRWYLATAARLPELPVPTTFNSPFSHRALHDITYHAAGAANPLLFPAYRNHAGITAATEYAAYVRRFSKLWLMRQREEHLLDQILASSQPRFVLPLQLNTDAQIQAHSTFAHMGQVIDLVMTSFARHAAPQAILVIKNHPLDPGCMDHARLVARCQERLGLDGRVYYLEQADLSTLLAGAAGMVTVNSTAGLVALQNKLPTHALSTAIYRLPGLTHMTTLDHFWQEPQPPDPLLFDAFRRCVLHTTQLNGGFHCAAGIAMAVEHAAHVVCAARSPLEELQ